Proteins from a single region of Bos javanicus breed banteng chromosome 7, ARS-OSU_banteng_1.0, whole genome shotgun sequence:
- the LOC133252008 gene encoding LOW QUALITY PROTEIN: olfactory receptor 2C3-like (The sequence of the model RefSeq protein was modified relative to this genomic sequence to represent the inferred CDS: inserted 1 base in 1 codon) — protein sequence MMEIANVSFPEVFILLGFSERPXLEPILFIFVLGIYVMSVLGNGIIIVVSCMDVHLHTPMYFFLVNLSFLDISFTTSIVPQLLVNLWGPQKTISYGGCVIQFYISHWLGATECVLLAVMAYDRYAAICRPLHYTVIMHPKLCCSLAFASWLGGLTTSMVGSTLTMLLPLCGNNRIDHFFCEMPLIMQLACVDTSFNEVEMYVASFIFVVLPLGLILVSYSRIAWAVLMIRSAEGWRKAFNTCSSHVAVVALFYGSIIFMYLQPAKRNSHEEGKLVALSYTVVTPMLNPLIYTLRNKTVKKALRHIVLKNCGFGGTHIF from the exons ATGATGGAAATAGCCAATGTAAGTTTTCCAGAAGTTTTTATTCTGCTGGGCTTCTCTGAACGAC TCTTAGAACCCATCCTTTTTATCTTTGTCTTGGGGATTTATGTGATGTCTGTCTTGGGTAATGGCATCATCATTGTGGTCTCCTGCATGGATGTGCATCTCCACACTCCTATGTACTTTTTTCTTGTCAACCTTTCCTTCCTGGACATTAGCTTCACCACAAGCATCGTCCCACAACTCCTGGTCAACCTCTGGGGACCACAGAAAACCATAAGCTATGGAGGGTGTGTGATCCAGTTCTATATCTCCCACTGGTTGGGGGCAACTGAATGTGTCCTCCTGGCAGTCATGGCCTACGATCGCTATGCTGCCATCTGCAGGCCACTCCACTACACTGTCATCATGCATCCAAAGCTTTGCTGCAGCCTGGCTTTTGCCTCGTGGCTTGGGGGTCTGACCACCAGCATGGTAGGTTCCACGCTCACCATGCTCCTGCCTCTCTGTGGGAACAATCGCATTGACCACTTTTTCTGTGAGATGCCCCTCATTATGCAACTGGCTTGTGTGGATACCAGCTTCAATGAAGTAGAGATGTACGTGGCCAGCTTTATCTTTGTTGTCTTGCCTCTGGGTCTCATTCTGGTCTCATACAGCCGTATTGCCTGGGCTGTGTTGATGATCAGGTCAGCAGAAGGGTGGAGAAAGGCGTTCAATACCTGCTCGTCCCATGTGGCAGTAGTGGCTCTGTTTTACGGGAGCATCATTTTCATGTATCTCCAGCCTGCCAAGAGAAACTCTCATGAGGAAGGTAAGCTTGTGGCCCTCTCCTACACTGTGGTCACCCCAATGCTGAACCCCCTGATTTACACGCTAAGGAacaagactgtgaagaaggcactTAGGCACATTGTATTaaagaactgtggttttggagggacacatatattttaa